A stretch of Salvelinus alpinus chromosome 4, SLU_Salpinus.1, whole genome shotgun sequence DNA encodes these proteins:
- the LOC139572240 gene encoding fibrinogen- and Ig-binding protein-like has translation MHYFLALEARVTVSERHVAELKGKNAALEARVTASESQGEELEKVNADQAAELLSLGSRVTTLQSQVAELKKENAAQAAELSDLKNRLTTSESQVAELKKENAALDTRLTASERKMAELKKENAALEARVTVSESHVAELEKNNAALRTRVTANESKLEELKKENAAQAAELSDLKNRVTTSESQVAELKKKNAALEARLSVAESQVEELRLDRRQVAFSVALTDSGYVGPFQTEITLVYEKVFTNIGNGYDTNSGMFSAPVRGVYYFTFTSMGREPGQKMGVNLVKNGEQMIYNVQDNFHGGYEYMTGAVALELEKDDLVYLRLPKGWGLYDDNSNHTVFTGILLFTTNPAMGRLH, from the exons CCCTGGAGGCCAGAGTGACAGCCAGTGAGAGCCAGGGGGAGGAGCTGGAGAAAGTGAATGCAG ACCAAGCAGCTGAACTGTTATCCTTGGGGAGCAGAGTGACAACCCTTCAGAGCCAGGTGGCAGAACTGAAGAAAGAGAACGCAG CCCAAGCAGCAGAACTGTCAGACTTGAAGAACAGATTGACAACCAGTGAGAGTCAGGTAGCTGAACTGAAGAAAGAAAATGCAG CCCTGGACACCAGATTGACAGCCAGCGAAAGGAAGATGGCAGAACTGAAGAAAGAGAATGCAG CCCTGGAGgccagagtgacagtcagtgagagcCATGTGGCAGAACTGGAGAAAAATAATGCAG CCTTGAGGACCAGAGTGACAGCCAATGAGAGCAAGCTGGAGGAACTGAAGAAAGAGAATGCAG CCCAAGCAGCAGAACTGTCAGACTTGAAGAACAGAGTGACAACCAGTGAGAGCCAGGTGGCAGAGTTGAAGAAAAAGAATGCAG CCCTGGAGGCAAGATTGAGTGTCGCTGAGAGCCAGGTGGAGGAACTGAGGCTAG ACAGAAGACAGGTGGCCTTTTCTGTTGCTTTGACGGACTCAGGATATGTGGGACCCTTTCAAACTGAGATCACTCTGGTCTATGAAAAAGTCTTCACCAACATCGGCAACGGTTACGACACAAACTCTG GTATGTTCTCAGCACCAGTGAGAGGAGTCTACTACTTCACATTCACCTCCATGGGCCGAGAGCCTGGACAGAAAATGGGTGTTAACTTGGTCAAAAATGGAGAGCAAATGATATACAACGTCCAGGACAACTTCCATGGTGGTTATGAGTACATGACAGGTGCCGTGGCTTTGGAGCTAGAGAAAGATGATCTGGTGTACTTAAGGCTTCCTAAGGGCTGGGGGCTGTATGATGACAACAGCAACCACACTGTCTTTACTGGCATCCTGCTTTTCACCACCAACCCTGCTATGGGCCGACTCCACTAG